A single window of Ctenopharyngodon idella isolate HZGC_01 chromosome 24, HZGC01, whole genome shotgun sequence DNA harbors:
- the LOC127506888 gene encoding histone H2B: MPEPAKSAPKKGSKKAVTKTAGKGGKKRKRSRKESYAIYVYKVLKQVHPDTGISSKAMGIMNSFVNDIFERIAGESSRLAHYNKRSTITSREIQTAVRLLLPGELAKHAVSEGTKAVTKYTSSK; encoded by the coding sequence ATGCCTGAACCAGCAAAGTCCGCGCCTAAGAAGGGCTCCAAGAAGGCCGTCACGAAGACCGCCGGTAAGGGAGGAAAGAAGCGCAAGAGGTCCAGGAAGGAGAGTTACGCTATCTACGTCTACAAAGTCCTGAAGCAGGTTCATCCTGACACCGGCATCTCTTCCAAGGCGATGGGCATCATGAACTCTTTCGTCAACGACATCTTCGAACGCATCGCCGGTGAGTCGTCTCGTCTCGCTCACTACAACAAGCGCTCCACCATCACTTCTAGAGAGATCCAGACCGCCGTGCGTCTGCTGCTGCCCGGAGAGCTGGCCAAACACGCCGTGTCCGAGGGCACCAAGGCAGTGACCAAGTACACCAGCTCCAAGTGA